The sequence GAAGAACACCGCATCCCCTGGTTGAAGCGCCGAGGGGACGATCCTTTCACCAACCCTGAACTGGGCACCCGAGTAGTGAGGCAGCGTCACCCCATGCTGGAGGAACACGTACCGCATGAGGCCAGAGCAGTCGAATGCGGCCGGGGTCTTTCCGCCCCACAGATACGGGACTCCGTAGTAGGCGAAGGCGGTCTCGACCGGCGTTCCGGGTACCACCTGGATCCCAGCCCTGTTGGCACCGGAGATGATCGAGCGCAGAAGCGCGGCCTCCTCGGCTTGGCGCTGGGAAGCGTGCTCGTCGAGTAGGTCTAGCAGCTCGGTCTGCGCGTTGGC comes from Actinomycetota bacterium and encodes:
- a CDS encoding C40 family peptidase; this translates as ANAQTELLDLLDEHASQRQAEEAALLRSIISGANRAGIQVVPGTPVETAFAYYGVPYLWGGKTPAAFDCSGLMRYVFLQHGVTLPHYSGAQFRVGERIVPSALQPGDAVFFGSPIHHVGMYVGGGYFIHAPRTGDFVSLDSLASRRDYAGARRYNWVPRTSPPSGARVNVGNPLTSID